The DNA segment ctgttctataaagtcaggtagttccaactttgcaaagaCAGTCTGGTTCTTCTGACTCATagtctgtaagtacatgttttatatttaaagagcaggtcatatgggtttttgaaaaatctctcttttgcagtttataacgtagctatccttaaatgaaacaatctgcaaagttgttaatcaaaaaagtgcatgataaataaagatattgtctcttaaaagagagagtcggttctgaatcgccgtaacgagtcgttatattttcaactcttttgcctgttaccggtgtacgtcactggggaacacatttgcataatccccgcctgcccgcgaaatacgaacagagtctgatctggccataaacacttttgctattagtgcgtttacatcatgttgagaagacgcggtgttcaaggataccacagaaatacaattcgagccttttgttgtgtgcttgtcattttatcaagaactgcttctctaatctgggcttttatcttcgttggcttctaatcttcttaatttggactaacaagctctctgaaccacgacctgtaagtagtacgattgatacgttaggtgtacattttcaattgagtgctcaaaatataatttttttgtgccaatatgtgatgtatacctagtgcagctttaggtttccaggtaaagcacgatattattgtcttactgaagtagttctaaaaattcgcagtgaaactaagaatatgttgattattgtagaatgacgttgttctaattactttgtttaataataaagaatgtagtgtagcacacagactttataataattgtgaatttgctgtttattgtgctacactggcagttacagggttaatgcgggagagatgagtgatttcggctggtgctcctgtgatacaactgttctgcgttctgattaagaCCAAgcatcttttgtctgtcgttcttcaaacattacagtagacatattttggtttacaaactgtattgtttaatcagttagtcacgttagcactcggctaacgtatccacctagtgttcacagtttagcagctaaactttagctgtgggcacgattcgcttgcataagtgtttttgtattttatgtcattattagaatggattgactatattattgttttatgtaaaggtgctttgtcaatggtagcgctggctaactggctcaaggactcatctctgtgccaatcacaacaggtttgtcCAGCTGACCAAtgagagcagagtaggcttgaggaagggaggggcttgctccgaacttgcttgaaacaaatcatttcctaatcattggcaaatgactctaatattaaatgtatattctgagaaaataacaatgttttctgaccttaggtGCATTTAAACCttatgtaggggactccaatacaatattgggacactttaaaataccatatgacctgctctttaaagaatttgccactgatgattcaaacgcgttttaagcagtgtagagtttgtcgtttgtcatttctccgatcacaaatgcagacatggttttatgtttacgcggcgcgatgcacaatgcaacgcgtaaaatcACACAGTATAagtcagtaattatgtccccagtggatgcaacaaatgcctcatttgtaatgggttttgtctggtcgtgcctggagacagcatcacagtatgttaaggggcgtaacatatCCGTCACACagttgaggtattcagccaatcacaatgcactggatagctggccaatcagcgtacaccttgcttttcagaacgatgagctgtGTAAAAATCTATGTGTtacagaaaggcggggcatagaggagcaacaataatgtacattatgtggaattttttttttttttttttttttttaatcttaaaccaaataaacacattgcattacaccaaatacacaacataatgttctttttagcaacatcatatgatccctttaagcaGTGGCTTTATTCAGCTCGTCAGCCCCTGCTGGTAGAAAATGTAATTGCACCATCTGACTGAACATCCGTCTACATTCAAAAGTGGTTATAAAATGGAATTGTGTAAaatcctttgtgttcaacagaataaagacaattatataggtttggaacagcttgacagtgagtaaatgacacaatttaaatttttgggtgaactacccctttaagtaCTGTACATCAGCTGTCCACATGTTATTGGATAAGATCATGCTCTTTGTATGAATTTTCAAATAGTCTAAAACAACAAGGTATAATTATACATCCTAACATCTttggtgtgaaaaaaaatgttttgacacaAGAATTAATTATCAATTGTTATGCTCATTTAAGAAATGAATGTGCTTATTTAATCCTTCAGGATTCTATAAGCATTAGTAGGAAAGCTGCAAGTGTTCGACTGACATCCATCTCTTTGGTGGTCAAGACCTCTCTATCTGTGACCAAACAATGCATATGCCCCATATTACTGGACATTTTCAACATATAGCACTTGCATGAATGCCTATAGTTCTCATTTTACACCTTCAGAAGTCAGTTACAGCATCAAATGGCACACACTCTATGTGTGATTCTTCAGTAATCGTTTAAATCAAGACAATAACACAATGATCATACAGTTTAATTTCAGTGCTGGTCAACACCATGCAATCTAACTAAACACAGGCTGCAATTTTTCACAGGCAAAATCTAGTCATGTCAACAGAAATCCACGCAAATGGAAATTTTGTGAAAAAGCTaaagatttccccatgcagaCTTTTCTCTGGGTTCAAGTTGGTAATGCTAATTCAataatttttggtaacactttattttaaggtgtccttgttacacatattacatgtacttaatattataataacaattaattatgcataattaaatgcaagtGACCCTAAAACAAACCCTAATCCTTACCCTAACCATATACAgtaataagtacatgtagttaattaatattatataagttataagtataaaatataagttcttaaatgtataattacactgtaccAAGGAGACTTTAAATTAAGTGTAACCTAATTTTCTCCTAGAGAATCTGCATATCTGAAATAAGGTCCCTTAGATGTCCTAAATTTTTTGACAAGAATATGAGTAACaagtatatattttagtaaaagaaCTATACATTCACAGGATTTTTTGTCCTGGGTAAAAATGGTCTTCAGCAGAAACGTGCTTGACAATCAAGCCCAATactgacaataaataaaaaatacatgtcaAGAAACCATTACAGCTTATCTTGAAATTCAAAAAAACATCACttccagaaatgttttaatttcacagtGCAAGTCTATGACACAATTACCACATCAAATACCAGAGATTGTAAAAAGGCTGcttggaattaaaaaataaatagaaaaataaataaaacatagtcATCTACCTCAAATACTATTAACTTTGCTTAGGTGGCCCAGGCAATGGTGgattttctaaaaaagaaaaaagaaaaagaaaatggattGCAGACAAAGCTCTGTATTTATTTTGCTCATCTGAGAAATCCAGTGAGCACCTCATTTAACACAATCCCTCCAGCTAGTATAAGCAGCATGAAGAAAACTGCAAGTCCTCGACGGATAACAAGCTGTTTGGTTGTCAAAACCACATCAACTGTGATCTTTGTGCCAGCATCTGTTATTCCTCCTCCTTCACTGAGCCCTTCCACATCTGAGTTTGCATCTGTTTGGCCTTCTTCAGTGTGCTGGGATTCCTGTGGTACTTCTTTACAAGGACAAAGTACAATTTTATCAGTCAACAGGGGAAgtcagttttgttcatttttcataaaCCACAGACAGAAAGTACCTTCTGTGCAGCCCTTATTTTCCATAGCATAAGATTCATCTTTAGTCTTAGGGGCTTGTACACCTGCTCTGATCaaggcctgaaaaaaaaaaaaagacaagtcatTATCTATCAAATCAGAATATAGATGTGGATTAAGAAAATAGACCCACCTCTTGAGTCGCTTTTTTCCAATCCAGTTTGCAAATAAGGATGATAAAGAACAAAGACTGTAGGAAAACACAACCAAATAACCCAATCCACAGACCTAACAATTGagagaaaagacaagaaaagatggatggatgaatgcagCATGGGATCTGAGTTTAACCCTCTAATGCTCCTAACTTACAAGTGACACTTGTATTCCTAGCCAGTTAAAAGTGACCAAACACCTTGAGTGAAtcttttttcaattaaatgaatgtactatattttagttcaatattattttaattagtatttgtAATTTAAGGggatttcaataaaataatacaataataattgtgTGTCTATTTTGCACTCATCATGTTTTAGAATTTAACACCTTCATTGCTGtatattttttctgcattattGTATCCCAAAACTGCgtaaatacaaagttctgtaATGAAACTCTAGAGACTGATGTGTGCTTTATTCAGTCTGCTAGTAATCACATCGTTAACACAGCGCTGCTGATTGTTTTctgtaaacatatttacaaatataatttttttttcacaaacacaactttgcctggcattcatttgtgaatcgTGTCCTGTGCATTTATGGATTGCTGCAtgcatttgtggattttgaaacatttctagcATTGCACTGACAAATCCACAAATGCGTGAACTCCACCCACCATCTACTCCAGCTAATCAGATAATAGCCACTCTTCACTGACCAATTGTAGCACAATCTTGCTATAGCCAGTCACGCTATTATCATTTTCAAAAGCATGTAGCCCAGGCACACATTCAAaattcaaagtttatttatttatttattttggtcaaaAGTAAAAGaggagattttttattttgattacacaGAGGTTGTTCAAGTGTATTTAAGCAAAGCCACTGAGAATGTTTCTATTTCACCACATTAAACTCTTATGTTATCATGTGGCTTCCCAGGCTTGAATGTGTTTCCAAGACACTTACCAATTATGCCCATGCTGAGAGCAAACATCAGAGACACTCCAGTTGGGAATCCCACAAAATAATATCCCACAATATTACAAAGAGCACCGAGCAGCTGCTTTCCAGCACCTCTGACAATGCCACCTGTAATGCCCtacagatataatatatatatagatatatatcagaCATTGACAATATCTGAAGTGAATACCAGAAACAAAGATTGAAAGCAAAATACAGACATCAGAATATAACCCCACACTTTtatgaaacaagaaaaaacaatataccagtgatgaaataaaaaatttttttatgaataatgtctagagtttaaatattttatgcaatttcaaaaagtaaatttatatttacagatgttCAGATATACTGGAaaacaatccttttttttttctagtgcaaaattttgttataaataaaatattgaacaaaTTAAATCTTACCGCAATCGcatcaaataaatgaaagaagCCATACATGATCATGACCTCTGATACTCTGAGCACTATCTCCCTGTAGAGAGAGATAGTTTAGTACACAGATCAGATATTAATTGTTGAATGTTTTAATGGCCACAATTACATGCTCCCAATAcgattctaaaatatttattcagaagATGGGACTTCTTTACACAAGCTGACATACTGCATGTTGCAGTTTCTCCTTTTCATATTAATAGAAGTGTACCTTCTTAGTACTGTATGTACAATTCTTGGAATATACTCAATATccaatgtaaaatgttatattgcTTTTTAGTGTAATGCAGTCTGAACAGTAGATTTCTGTAAACACTTACTCTTCTGTGGTAAAGATGTATCCAATAATATCTTTTGTACTTCCAATTAAGGTTGCCACCACACAAGAAACCAgcactagaaaaaaataaaataaaaaaaataacgcaCACCACACTCTCagacaaaaatgtacaaaagctgtcactaggctagtaccttttcaaaaggtacatttttgAACCTTTTAGGTACTTATATTTACACTTTAGGTtcttatatgtatctttaaggtacaaATAAGTACTGTTTAGgcacaaaggtgtgccttttgaaaaggtaccgccccagtgacagcttctgtacctttttttctgagagtgcatgaAGGTAAATCAAAACCAGTAACCATAAAcaaataactatataaatgtgcatttctatAATAAACAAAGTTCAATTATGCAatttttctttgaaacatttgggcATCTTAAGCATCAGTTATGAAAAAGCTGTTGATGAACAGATCACATACTTCCACAGGCTAAAGATACTTTGGCAGACAGCTTGGCTTGTTCTGTGTTTCCAGCTCCGAGTGCATTTCCCACCCTCACACTGGCTGCCACTGCAAATCCCAGTGGAAACTAAAAGGTGAGAATAATAAGAAACTgaatgacaaaagaaaacaacTTATGTTCAAGCTAATATGTGTACTTTAATccaatgaattaaaatataatttatcagaTGTTCAGAAACAAAACTTATTGCTGCtgtaactgttttcttttttaaatgatttttctaCTGTCCTATTTCAACAgcaatgatttttgtcattttttttatttattattaaaactttacaaaCTGTACATGTACAGTGTTTCAGTTATTTCTGGGGCtagatttatttttctcaatTAAAGAATGGGTTAAGTCTGTGGTTGGCAACTGTTACAGATTTTAAGTTAAACCTCACACAAGCCTCTTTGCCATGAGGGAAAATCTGAATCTTCAGTAAAGTGGTACAGGTTACGCAGCTGCATTCCTGTGCATGCTCTTCATATGAATATGCAAGATTACAGCTGTCAGGATCTAATACTTTGATAATTTGTTCAATTTGATATATATTACAGTGAGttgttaaaagaaagaaagaaagcaagaaagaaagaaagaaagaaagaaaaggctggTGTATTTAGTTACAATGTATGATCTGGTGGCTGTTACCAACCCATGTATCTGTTTTCACCACCCATGCACaggataacaaaataatatttgctaAAGAGAACTGATACTTTAAGTAATGTAAATAGTGAATGTGGAATAACAGAAATGTGGCACATCTTATTTCCACAGTTTTGTCAACAGGTTCCAATTACAGTTTATCTTTTATATGAATGTAATGCTTATATCTTGACCCATTGACCAGTAAAAAAACTGGTGCTGTTGGGTCTGAGAAAACCCCTGAAaagtaaaattttgtttttgttacaggTTAAGCCAACATTTGTACACCTACCATATATGCAATAGTGGCCAGCTCATACACAACAGATTGGGCTCCTAGCTCAGTCTCACTGATGAGCcctacaacaataaaatacatcaagatcaaaaatatattcatgactcaaacaaatttaattacataaaaaaataaaaaataaaaaaatatatattgcaaacCTGCTAGGAATCCACCAATCTCATATGTCCACCACTCCACACATAGCATAAGCATGCTGGGAAAAGCCAAGCGAATGAAGGCACCCCATTCCTGCAGACAGTCAAGAGACCAGCCTAGGATACATgggaaaaatacacacatttaacacatttatatatcagactaattaacaataaatcaaataccagatttatttattcaataataacaGATGAAGATTAGAAAAATGATATGACATTTCAACTCTGAGTACCAGGCAGTATGTTATAAAAGGCAGTATGTTATAAAATGAACCTGGTGAGACATGACTCATTAGAAACATTTCAGTGAACTTTCCACCACATCATCTTAAAAAGTCACATAGTGAACAACTTTCTggtcaaatattaaaaaagaaaacaacatactTTGCACCAAGACATAAAACTGTTACATATTTCTCCCGCAAGTTACGTAATCatctttgaaatatttatttaatgttaaaaactatttttaaaaggtGTGTAATtcatggaataataataataatataaaaagattaaactttagtaacatttaaacatttcaaaactaGCTTGTAGTGAAAAGGCATGTGGTGAAAATACATCAGTCACATTCCTTGACTCTTTTAAGTTTTGAATGTCATATTGCACTATAAAACAGAGCAAATCTTTTGTGTCCTATATCATAAACCATACACTCTCttgaaaaccaaataaaacagtCACCATCCCATGTGGCTTTATGCAGGCCCTTCCAGCGGATGTATACATAGAGAAACACAGCTAAGGAATACTGGGAAATAGTGTTTGCAGCAGCAGATCCTCTGTGAGttagaaaaaatgtgaaaacaaaacaacaataaaatgaattaaaataagttatataagttatatatgaCCTCATTATTACTTTTAAGCCTTGgttctttagaaataaatgaaaacaatctaagATCCCTGGAAACAGGATAAACAGAATCTAGACAGCTTCTTACGGCACACCAAGATCAAGCAGATGAAGGAAGATGTAGTTTATTAAAGCATTGAGGATGTTTCCTGCTGCTCCTGTGATGACCTGCGGCCAAATAATACcctaaacaaacaaagaaaaacagaccattatactgaaaaaaatggcAACATTAAAATTACCAATTTTTattcaagttaaaaatattatttcatatctaAATCACTCATATCTAAAACAAACACACGCATATATTTTATTGcttaaataaggtaaaaatagctctttaaggtaacaattgcTGGTTACCACTTTTTACACATGAACTAAACTCAGGCAAAATAACAATAGAAAAACATTGACTGGGTTTACCTGATTTTGAAGATACCGTCCTTGCAGCTGATACATAAAGGCAGcctgaaaatttaaaaagtttttaaaagtcatATAGTGGAACTTATAGTggaatagatttaatttattattttttcatagttatagtgaaaacatttaaaatgtttaatgtgttacACACAGGCAGAGCAGGCATGAATATTTTTACATAGAGTTGTGACAAactgttgagagagagagagagagaaaataatcacACACAGTTAAAGAAGCTTCACTGACATAAACTATAGGTCCATGTGAGAGTCACATGCCCAGATGATAAGACATTATCTTTAAACCAACTTATTTCACAATACTTGTGTAATTTAATTCCATTAAAATATCCTGACAACTAGTGTTTTATCAGCAGATTCAGGTACGTTTTGCTAAACAGGaacattttttaatgcacaaCATCCAGTAAATGCTGAAAGTGTCAGACCTGGCCACACTGGGACTCTGTCGGACAGCCAGCAGGATGGGCTCGGTGTTGATGAGCAGTGCCCAGCAGGGGAAACAGGCCAACAGGAGGATGAGAATCCCTCTCTGCAGTATCACACCCACCCGCTTCAGATTATTACTTCCAAACGTCTGGAGgacacaattcaattcaaatgacACCTGAGTAAAATGACTCACATTACTGAACATTCACTATCAGACCTGAGAGATGAGTGTATCACATGCAGATGCCAATCCAGAGCCGATGGAGATGCCAGTCACATTAATAACCTGTGAGCAAAAAGgatgtacagtatttacaaatGTAATGAGCATTTTAATGAATGCCACTATAGTGAAGTTGTTTTGTAAACTCACAGCAATAGCCAGAGCCACACCGGCCAGTTCAGTTTTCCCCAAGTGTCCACAGAACACAGTGCTGATAAAACTGATCAGAAAGATCATCAGCTGAGATATAAACTGCACGAAGAGAGGAAACATTTTGTGAATCTGATAACCACAAGACATTGTcacttttttcagtgttaaagccacagtatttttaataataatttgtcatgtCCCCTATTCTTGAGACAAAACTGATTACAGCCAGTACTGACTAAGTATTTGATCATTATTTTACACTATTCTGCTAAACTTACTATTTAGTTACATTCAGGTGCAA comes from the Cyprinus carpio isolate SPL01 chromosome B21, ASM1834038v1, whole genome shotgun sequence genome and includes:
- the LOC109094336 gene encoding multidrug and toxin extrusion protein 1 produces the protein MESINTVTQINWHSEPEKSDDDQSTSSSQVVCGGCRKKLRSLLPVNYKEETVELLKLAGPVFISQLMIFLISFISTVFCGHLGKTELAGVALAIAVINVTGISIGSGLASACDTLISQTFGSNNLKRVGVILQRGILILLLACFPCWALLINTEPILLAVRQSPSVASLSQLYVKIFMPALPAAFMYQLQGRYLQNQGIIWPQVITGAAGNILNALINYIFLHLLDLGVPGSAAANTISQYSLAVFLYVYIRWKGLHKATWDGWSLDCLQEWGAFIRLAFPSMLMLCVEWWTYEIGGFLAGLISETELGAQSVVYELATIAYMFPLGFAVAASVRVGNALGAGNTEQAKLSAKVSLACGMLVSCVVATLIGSTKDIIGYIFTTEEEIVLRVSEVMIMYGFFHLFDAIAGITGGIVRGAGKQLLGALCNIVGYYFVGFPTGVSLMFALSMGIIGLWIGLFGCVFLQSLFFIILICKLDWKKATQEALIRAGVQAPKTKDESYAMENKGCTEEVPQESQHTEEGQTDANSDVEGLSEGGGITDAGTKITVDVVLTTKQLVIRRGLAVFFMLLILAGGIVLNEKIHHCLGHLSKVNSI